One window of the Rosa rugosa chromosome 3, drRosRugo1.1, whole genome shotgun sequence genome contains the following:
- the LOC133738621 gene encoding serine/threonine protein phosphatase 2A 57 kDa regulatory subunit B' beta isoform-like, which produces MGAQSNTTPKVSPRVSTRKRSTTLQHLFDLDSNGNKIANNNVGSSSSSSSSSFNSDHEETLSAVSYCTFVFAFTENECPTQQELKRQKLLQLLSFVKTNKNSIPVQVLSSLISMISANLFRPLPPPSNPSITADFPDDEDTMSAYSPVWSHLQLVYDILIRLVINNDPKVLRQYIDNQFVINLLALFQSEDPRERDRLKNVYHRIYSRFTFYRAFMRKSMNDVFLHYVFESERHCGIRELLEIWGSIINGFTMPLKEEHKLFLMRVLVPFHKTKGMQAYHRQLAYCVSQFVQKEPVLGGVVVRGILKYWPVTNCQKEVLLIGELEELVENIDPDQYRKLAVPLCNQITRCLNSWNSQVAERALYVWNNEHFVKMISVAMEEVFPVVVEGMEKNLKWHWSKSVRQLTENVKVMLEEMDPILYSKCLQEIELRGSKAHQAEIKRKKNWDRIELAAAQHQYFQPPHFICV; this is translated from the exons atgggtgcGCAAAGTAACACTACTCCGAAAGTTTCACCTAGAGTTTCGACGAGGAAAAGATCAACAACCCTTCAACACCTCTTTGATCTTGATTCCAATGGCAACAAGATTGCCAACAACAATGTTGGGagctcatcatcatcttcttcatcttctttcaaCTCAGATCACGAAGAAACTCTTTCTGCAGTGTCATACTGCACTTTCGTTTTCGCCTTCACTGAAAATGAATGTCCTACACAACAGGAACTCAAGAGGCAAAAACTCTTGCAGCTCCTTTCCTTTGTGAAGACCAATAAAAATTCAATTCCTGTGCAAGTTCTGTCGTCTCTCATTTCCATGATATCAGCCAACTTGTTCAGGCCTCTCCCTCCTCCTTCCAATCCCTCCATCACTGCGGACTTTCCGGATGATGAAGACACCATGTCAGCTTATTCTCCGGTATGGTCACATCTTCAGTTGGTTTATGACATCCTCATACGACTAGTGATCAACAACGACCCCAAGGTACTTCGTCAGTACATTGATAACCAATTTGTTATCAATCTCCTTGCTCTTTTCCAATCCGAAGACCCTAGGGAACGCGACCGCTTGAAGAATGTCTACCACCGGATATATTCCAGATTCACATTCTACCGGGCCTTCATGAGGAAATCCATGAATGATGTGTTCTTGCACTATGTGTTTGAGTCAGAGAGGCATTGTGGGATTAGAGAGTTGCTTGAGATATGGGGAAGCATCATTAATGGCTTCACCATGCCGCTTAAGGAAGAGCACAAGCTGTTCTTGATGAGGGTACTTGTTCCTTTTCACAAGACGAAAGGAATGCAGGCTTATCATAGGCAATTGGCTTATTGTGTGTCTCAGTTTGTCCAGAAGGAGCCGGTGCTCGGTGGGGTTGTTGTTAGAGGGATTCTGAAGTATTGGCCTGTGACTAATTGCCAGAAGGAGGTTTTGCTGATTGGGGAACTTGAGGAACTTGTCGAGAATATTGATCCTGATCAGTATAGGAAGCTAGCTGTGCCTTTATGTAATCAGATTACAAGATGCTTGAACAGTTGGAACTCACAG GTAGCGGAGCGAGCCCTTTATGTTTGGAACAATGAGCATTTTGTGAAGATGATATCAGTGGCAATGGAGGAAGTGTTTCCAGTAGTAGTTGAAGGCATGGAGAAGAACTTGAAGTGGCATTGGAGCAAAAGCGTGCGACAATTGACAGAAAACGTGAAAGTGATGCTCGAAGAAATGGACCCCATTTTGTACTCGAAATGCCTCCAGGAAATCGAGCTCAGAGGATCCAAGGCTCACCAAGCTGAGatcaagaggaagaagaattgGGACAGAATAGAACTGGCAGCAGCTCAACACCAGTATTTCCAACCACCACATTTCATATGTGTCTAA
- the LOC133740565 gene encoding uncharacterized protein LOC133740565: MAAVSQSVATCSGLIHHPGSAKLPFGNKGTKITNHSAVSVTCRRTRRAGIQCLAVRRVGTTYAASVGKDHHQLSVDDGVPQEPFLLSLFKETVWSLRSLFIFLLEQPSQLKYIEWPGFRSTLKTATLTLVLVALLIVALSSTDSALSYLLALILRRRP, from the exons ATGGCGGCTGTTTCGCAGTCCGTGGCAACATGTTCAG GTTTGATTCATCATCCAGGTAGTGCTAAACTACCATTTGGGAATAAGGGGACCAAGATCACTAATCACAGTGCCGTTTCAGTAACATGTAGAAGG ACTCGTAGAGCAGGGATTCAATGTTTGGCTGTACGTCGGGTTGGCACCACATATGCTGCGTCTGTGGGAAAGGATCATCATCAGTTGAGTGTTGATGATGGAGTACCTCAGGAGCCCTTCCTTCTGAGTCTTTTCAAAGAAACAGTGTG GTCTTTGAGATCATTATTCATTTTTCTGCTTGAGCAGCCGAGTCAGCTGAAGTACATTGAATGGCCAGGTTTCCGTAGCACG CTGAAGACTGCGACTCTCACTCTTGTTCTTGTGGCGTTGCTCATTGTTGCACTTTCATCAACTGACTCTGCCCTCAGCTATTTGTTGGCTTTGATTCTCAGGAGAAGAccataa